A stretch of Henckelia pumila isolate YLH828 chromosome 4, ASM3356847v2, whole genome shotgun sequence DNA encodes these proteins:
- the LOC140864688 gene encoding putative late blight resistance protein homolog R1A-10: MDSYLCWASTTDHDDEMNLDRDLTMASERIDFILGETLKMNNSDTAQDLPSLSYSSPVDSLSTIQATAKKMVVGFEDDLNSIKERLYEDSAKLQIIPIVGMGGIGKTTLARRAYEDSILSQYFDTHAWITVSQEYQRKEILSGLLKSLKNEQSNGSQAELAKRVYQNLMGRRYLIVIDDMWSTEAWDGLKMTFPDDGSGSRILLTTRLLDVASYAGCSDTLVHQMNFITEDQSWELLQERVFGQQSCPPQLVEVGKKIAKNCGGLPLTIVVVAGLLISAENVKREEVWENISDNISSREPTIALQCSKILCFSYDRLPLRLKPCFLYIAAFPEDFEIDVSKLLRLWVAEGFLKPNDGFKCLEDVGESYLEDLVKRSLLLVSKKRRDGKLKAIGIHDMLREICITKAEEDGFLHRHVSSKTDSGTEFIENPCRRLTIQNTEGDKEWEVLDSSVRSILLFSHTNSLSKLHVRSRHICIFDTPGISGSNFSDTISTFHNLRLFPSRPTISNFNDAQVKASDLSRRPSFILLPL, translated from the exons ATGGATTCGTATTTGTGTTGGGCATCTACTACTGATCATGATGATGAGATGAATTTGGATCGAGACTTAACCATGGCGTCTGAaagaattgattttattttgggAGAGACGCTGAAGATGAACAACAGTGACACAGCTCAAGATCTCCCATCCCTGTCTTATTCTTCTCCTGTTGATTCTTTATCTACGATCCAAGCCACTGCCAAAAAAATGGTTGTGGGATTTGAGGATGACTTGAATTCAATCAAAGAAAGGTTATACGAAGATTCTGCTAAGCTTCAAATCATCCCAATTGTGGGGATGGGAGGAATCGGGAAGACGACTCTAGCTAGAAGAGCCTACGAGGATTCAATCCTTTCTCAATACTTCGACACACACGCATGGATTACAGTGTCACAAGAGTATCAAAGGAAAGAGATTCTTTCGGGGCTTTTGAAGTCCCTCAAGAATGAACAATCTAATGGGAGCCAAGCAGAATTGGCAAAACGAGTGTACCAAAATCTCATGGGCAGGCGATATCTCATTGTGATTGATGATATGTGGAGTACCGAAGCATGGGATGGTTTAAAGATGACATTCCCCGATGATGGTAGTGGAAGTCGAATCTTGTTAACCACCAGGCTGTTAGATGTGGCTTCTTATGCAGGATGTTCAGATACTCTGGTTCACCAAATGAATTTTATAACTGAAGACCAAAGTTGGGAACTACTTCAAGAAAGAGTTTTTGGACAACAATCTTGTCCTCCCCAACTGGTGGAGGTCGGGAAGAAGATTGCGAAAAATTGCGGTGGACTTCCACTCACCATCGTAGTGGTTGCTGGACTACTGATTTCTGCAGAAAACGTCAAGAGAGAAGAAGTTTGGGAAAATATTTCGGACAATATAAGTTCTAGAGAGCCTACAATTGCACTTCAATGCTCAAAGATACTCTGTTTTAGTTATGATCGGTTACCTCTCCGACTAAAACCATGTTTCCTATACATTGCGGCTTTCCCAGAAGATTTTGAAATAGATGTTTCTAAGCTACTCAGGTTGTGGGTTGCGGAGGGATTTCTGAAACCAAATGATGGGTTCAAATGCTTGGAAGATGTTGGGGAAAGTTACTTGGAGGATCTTGTGAAGAGAAGTTTGCTCTTGGTGAGCAAGAAAAGGCGGGATGGTAAACTCAAAGCAATTGGAATCCATGATATGTTGAGGGAGATTTGCATAACAAAAGCTGAAGAAGATGGGTTTCTTCATCGTCATGTGTCATCCAAAACAGATTCCGGAACAGAATTCATAGAGAATCCATGTCGCCGCCTCACAATTCAAAACACCGAGGGAGATAAAGAATGGGAAGTCCTAGATTCAAGCGTTCGATCAATTCTACTGTTTTCCCATACAAATTCTCTGTCAAAATTACATGTACGGTCTAGGCACATCTGTATCTTCGATACACCAGGCATAAGCGGGTCCAACTTTTCAGATACAATCTCCACATTCCATAATTTGAG ATTATTTCCCAGTAGACCTACCATATCAAATTTTAATGATGCCCAAGTTAAGGCATCTGATCTTTCACGAAGGCCTTCATTTATACTACTACCCCTCTGA